The following are from one region of the Quercus robur chromosome 1, dhQueRobu3.1, whole genome shotgun sequence genome:
- the LOC126689787 gene encoding uncharacterized serine-rich protein C215.13: MAVDVCSEISSTGISPRISFSYDLNQTDVLPIERSDLTLLDSSSDFVFCIGNNSFVQELSPADELFSNGKIRAKEIKKNVTTPDENEIRHSQSQSVSSCSRSHQPSPSSSFTGNSEKKQLKEFLSNSIDMEDEKPASKSFWQFKRSSSLNCDSSRSRGLIRSLQFLSRSNSTGSSVLNSNSKKTTLNSTKETQKQHLQKQPSVSSRKSSSSSSSSSSTYYFYSSSQRPSLKKNNSGSYGNGIRISPVLNLTPPYISRVTVSFFGFGSLFCNGKVKNKKK; encoded by the coding sequence ATGGCTGTTGATGTTTGCTCCGAGATTTCAAGCACAGGAATCAGCCCAAGAATCTCCTTCTCCTATGATCTGAATCAGACAGATGTTTTGCCAATTGAGCGCTCAGACTTGACCCTCTTGGATTCCAGCTCTGACTTCGTTTTCTGCATTGGTAACAACAGCTTTGTGCAAGAACTGTCTCCAGCTGATGAGCTTTTCTCCAATGGCAAGATTCGTGctaaagaaatcaagaaaaatgtCACAACCCCAGATGAAAATGAAATTCGCCATTCCCAATCTCAGTCCGTTTCTTCTTGTTCTCGCTCACATCagccttctccttcttcttcttttactgGGAATAGTGAAAAGAAGCAGCTCAAAGAGTTCTTGTCCAACAGTATTGACATGGAAGATGAAAAGCCTGCATCAAAATCATTCTGGCAGTTCAAACGAAGTAGCAGCCTCAACTGTGACAGTTCTAGAAGCCGAGGTTTAATTCGCTCATTACAGTTCTTATCAAGAAGCAATTCAACTGGTTCGTCAGTACTcaattccaattccaaaaaAACAACGCTGAATTCAACAAAAGAAACTCAGAAGCAGCATTTGCAGAAACAACCATCTGTGTCAAGTAGAAagtcgtcatcatcatcatcatcatcttcaagTACATATTATTTCTACAGCTCATCACAAAGACCTTCGTTAAAGAAGAATAATAGTGGATCTTATGGCAATGGGATTCGAATTAGTCCTGTCTTGAACCTTACACCACCATACATTTCTAGAGTTACTGTgagtttttttggatttggttcTCTCTTCTGTAATGGTAAGGTtaagaacaagaagaaataA